The window CGACGGCGGATCTCCTGACCGAGATGACCGAACCCTTCCTAGAACTGTGCGTCACCGATGGCGACGAAGCCTTCCGCAACTTCGCCGGCCGCATCCTCGATCAGCCGCGGCCACCGATGGAATGGGTGGATGTGACGGAATTCGGCCTCCCCGAAGGGGTACGATAGCCCGATGAACGAAACGATCCGCTCCGGCGACCGCGCCGCCGACGCCATGCGCCCGGTCCGCGTCGAGCTAGGACCGATGAAATACGCCGAAGGCTCGGCCCTCATCGACATGGGCGACACGCGGGTGCTGGTGTCCGCCTCGGTGGAGAACCGCGTGCCGCCGTTCCTGCGCGACAAGGGGCTGGGCTGGGTGACCGCCGAGTACGCCATGCTGCCGCGCGCCACCTCCACCCGCTCGGCGCGGGAGGTGACCAAGGGCAAGCCCTCCGGCCGCTCGTCGGAGATCCAGCGGCTGATCGGCCGCAGCCTGCGAGCGGTGGTGGACCGCAGCGCCTTTCCGGACCGTACCCTGTACATCGACTGCGATGTTTTGCAAGCCGACGGCGGCACCCGGACGGCGGCCATCACCGGCGCCTGGGTGGCGATGGTGCAGGCCTTCGGGCACCTCTTCTTGACCGGCGACATCAAGAATTGGCCGGTGGTCGGCCAAATGGCCGCGGTGAGCGCCGGAGTGGTGCAGGACATTCCGCTTCTGGACCTCGAATATTCCGAGGACTCGATCGCCGACGTGGACATGAACGTCGTCGCCACTCGCGACGGCTCGATCATCGAGATCCAGGGCACCGGGGAGACGCGCAGTTTCAGCCGCGCCGAGTTGGACCAACTGATCGACCTCGCCCTGGGCGGCATTGCCCGCCTCGGGGAGTATCAGGATCAGGCCCTCGAACCGGTGATGGCGGAGGTGCGCGCCCTGCGCGACAGGCCCGACCGCCGGCCCGCCGAGCCGCGCGACGAAAAAGATCTTTGGGGAGCGCCGTAGCCGCCCATGTTCGGTGCTCTGATTCGCTCCATGCGCCCCACCCAGTGGGCGAAGAACCTGTTCGTGCTGGCACCGCTGGTGTTCAGCGAACTGCTGCTCGACGGCAACGCGCTACCCCGAGCGCTGGCCGCCTTTGGCGCGTTCTGCCTGGCAGCGTCGGCGATCTACCTGCTCAACGACGTCAAGGATCGCGAGCGCGACCGCCATCACCCCTTGAAACAGCACCGCCCGATCGCCGCCGGCACCCTGCCGGTCTCCGTGGCGGTGGGCGCCGCAGCAGCAGCAGCCATCGTCGCGCTGGTGGTGGCCTGGATGCTCAACCCGGTCTGCGCCCTGGTCGTCGGCATCTACCTGGTGCTCAACGGGCTCTACACCCTCCACCTCAAGGAAGTGGTGATCCTCGATGTGATGATCATCAGCCTCGGCTTTGTGTTGCGGGTGTTGGTCGGCGGCGCCGCCATCGGGGTGGCGATCTCGAACTGGCTGCTGCTGTGCACCATCTTCCTGGCGCTCTTCCTGGCCTTCTCCAAGCGCCGCCACGAGATCACCCTGCTGGCCGACCGGGCAAAGGACCAGCGGTTGGTGCTCGGCCAGTACAGCGAGACCTTCCTCGATCAGATGATCAACGTGGTGACCGCCTCGGCGGTGGTCTCCTACGCCCTGTGGGCCGTCTCGCCGGAGGCGACGGAAGCCTTCGGCGGCACCTACCTGCTCTACACCGTGCCGCTGGTGCTTTTCGGGGTATTTCGATACCTCTACCTGGTGTACCAGAAGCCCGGCAAGCGCAACCCCACCGAGGCGTTGATGGAGGATCTGCCGTTCCTCACCAATCTCGCGCTGTGGGGGACCGCGGTGGTGCTGATCGTCTACGTTGCGTAGCCTACAGGGCCTTCCAGAAAACCACTTTGTCCTCACCGGCCTGGTAAAAATCGCGGATGCGCGCCTCTTCCGTGTAGCCGTTCTTGTCGTAAAAGGTCCGGGTCTGTTCATAGCCGTCGAGGCCGGAGGTTTCGACGATCAGAACGCGCTGGCCGCCCTCGCGCAGGTCGTTCTCGACGTGGCGGAGCAACGCGGCGCCGCGGCCTTTTCTCTGGTCGCCCGGAAGGACGGCGATGAAGTAGAGATTCCAGGTGCCGTCGGTGAAGATTTCCGGCGCGTAGTAGGCGGCCGCCTGCACACCACCGTCGTCATCGACAATCCAGGCGTGCTCCTCCCGTTGGCCATCGAAGTACTCTGAGAGCTGGGCGTCGAGACCTGGAAGTTCAGACGGCGGAAAAAGTCCGCTGGCTTCGGCCAGGTGCAAAAGCGCCGAACGGTCGCCGGACTCAGCGGGTCGAATCATCGGTTGGTTCTCAGGCCGAGGGCCTGATCACTTCGACCCCACCCATCGCCGGCCTCAGCACCTCCGGAATCACCACCGAGCCGTCTGCCTGCTGGTAGTTCTCGAGGATCGCCACCACCGTGCGGCCAACGGCCAGGCCGGAGCCGTTCAAGGTGTGGAGGAAGCGCGGTTTGCCGCCGTCCGTCGGGCGGTAGCGCAGGTTGGAGCGGCGCGCCTGGAAGTCGCCGAAGTTGGAGCAGGAGGAGATCTCCCGAAAGGCCTGCTGGCCCGGCAGCCATACTTCGAGGTCGTAGGTCTTGGCGGAGGAAAAGCCGAGATCGCCGGTGGCGAGGGTGACCACCCGGTACGGCAGCTCCAGCATCTCGAGCACCCGCTCGGCGTGGCCGGTGAGTTCCTCGAGCGCCTGCCAGCTCGACTCCGGGGTGGTGAACTGCACCAGCTCGACCTTGTGGAACTGATGCTGCCGGATCAGGCCTCGCACATCCTTGCCGTAGGAGCCCGCCTCGCTGCGGAAGCAGGGCGTGAACGAGCAGTAGGCGAGCGGCAGCTCCGCCTCGTCGAGCACTTCGTCGCGATGCAGGTTGGTCACCGGCACTTCCGCCGTCGGCACCAGGTAGTACTCGTGCTCGCGGACTTTGAACAGGTCGTGCTCGAATTTCGGAAGCTGGCCGGTTCCGAACAGTGAATCGGCGTTGACCATGTAGGGGGGGATCACTTCGGTGTAGCCGTGGCGTTCGCCGTGGAGGTCGAGCATCAGGCCGATCAGGGCGCGCTCCAACCGGGCGCCGAGGCCGAAGTAAGCGGTGAATCGCGCACCGGTGACCTTCGCCCCGCGCTCGAAATCGAGGATGCCGAGGCGGGTGCCAAGATCCCAGTGGGCCTGGGGTTCGAAGTCGAACTCCGTCGGTTCGCCGATCACCCGCTCGATGCGGTTGTCCGATTCGTCCTCGCCCTCCGGCACACTGTCGTGCGGCACGTTCGGCAGGGAGGCTTCGATCACCGACAGGTCGCGCTCGATGGCGGCGAGCTTCTCTTCCGCCTGGGCGATCTGTTTCTTGAGCCGGCCAACGGCTTCGATCGCCTCGGAGGCATCGCCCCCCTGCTGCTTGATCCGGCCGATCGCCTTGCTGGACTCATTGCGTTGGCGCTTGTGGTCTTCCGCCTCCACCAACAAGGAGCGGCGCTCACCGTCCAGCTCGCTCCAGCGGTCGATCAACTGCGGGTCGGCGCGGCGGCTGGCAAGGGCCTGGCGCACGCGCTCCGCATCACTGCGAAGTAGGTCTCGGGAGAGCATGATCGCAGGAGTCTAGCAGCGATGCTGACGAGACCGATACGCGACCGAAGTAAGATGCCGCAACCCGTGTCGATGCTTCGCTACAGCACCCATTCTGCGACCTCGAGGACCCTCCTCGGGCGTCTTGCCATGTGCGCTGTGACAGCCCTTCTCGCCTTCGGTTTCGCCGCCTTGGAACGGACCCCCGAAGGCATCCTCGAAACGATTTGGCTGGGGACGACCGCGGTGCTCGGACTGGTGCTCGGAGCCGCGCTCGGCGGGCGTTGGCTGGCGCCGGGTGCAGTGACCCTCGGCACCGTCCTCATCGCTCTGCCGCCGGGGCCGAGCCGGTCCACGGCGGTGTTGGCGCTGGCCCTGGCCCTGGTGATCGCCGAGGGCATTCACGCCCTGCAGCAACAGCATCAGAGCTGGATTGAACGCTTCGCGGTGCTCGCGCCGCTGGCCCTCGCCGCCCAGCTCGTCTGGCGCGGCGCGACGCTGTTCGAGGATGGGGTGGCCACGGGATCGTGGCTGCTCCCGGCCGTTCGGCTGCTGGCCCCGCCGGTCGCCGCCGCGGCGGCGCTGGCGTTTCTAACCGACGCCCGGCGGGCGGCCACCGTCGCGGCCCTCGTCGTGCTGTTCGGCCCCGGCTGGAATCTCACCACTACCGTTCTCGTGGCCCCTGCCGCCTGGGTCGCATCGCGCCTGCCGGCGGCTGTCGAGCGATGGGCGCGCGGCGGGGTTCTGGTGCTGTTTTTCTTCGCTGCCGCGGCCGCCGCGTACCCCTGGCTCGCAGCGCACCCCTCGAGCGCGGCCTTCAACGCACGTCCGGCTCTGACGGTGATGCTCCTGGTCGCCGGGTCGGCGGCGGCTCGACCGATGCGGCGCGGCTGGATCCGAGTCCTAGGCGCGACGGTGGCGGCGCTCGCGGCCCTCGCCTGCCTGCCGCCGGCGCCCGGCGTGGTCCCGCTGCCGGTGGACGCTTCCCTCACCGTTGAGCGACCGCAGATCCGCCTCGCCGTACCGGAGGGCGACAGCACCCGCCTGCTCCTTTCGACCAGCCTGTCGAATTCGGTGGAGTTGCCCGCGGGCACCGAGGTCGCCCGCCTCCAATGGCTCTCCCCGGCGGCCGGCGGAGACGGCGATCGGGTGATCTTCCAGGCGTCTCTGCTGGCCGGTCGCGATACCGCCGAGTGGGCCGCCCGGCGGCCGGACGTGCGCGCCGCCCTGGAGGGTGCGGCGGACGATACCCCCACCGCCTTCCACTGGCTCAGTGCGCACAACGATGGTCCTTTCTTCGGCACCGTGTACCGCGCCGAGGTGAAAGCTCCGGACCCTCTGCCCGGCGGTGAGGACGCGGCGCTGCGCTGGATCCGATCTCCGAATCTACCGCCGGAGGTGCTGGTGCGCATCCACCGCCTCGAGGTGGCGCCGTGACGATCTTGATCTTGCTGGTCGCGGCTCTTGTGCTGCGGTGGATCGATCCGCTCCCCGCGGGTGACCCGCTCTCCGGCACCCTGCTGGCCTTGCCGCTGGTGATGGCCGCCCTGCACGGACTCGAACGGGCCGCGCGGCGGCGAGGAGGCCGCCGCCTTCGGCCGGCGGTGGTTCGCGCCCAGGCG is drawn from Acidobacteriota bacterium and contains these coding sequences:
- the rph gene encoding ribonuclease PH, which produces MNETIRSGDRAADAMRPVRVELGPMKYAEGSALIDMGDTRVLVSASVENRVPPFLRDKGLGWVTAEYAMLPRATSTRSAREVTKGKPSGRSSEIQRLIGRSLRAVVDRSAFPDRTLYIDCDVLQADGGTRTAAITGAWVAMVQAFGHLFLTGDIKNWPVVGQMAAVSAGVVQDIPLLDLEYSEDSIADVDMNVVATRDGSIIEIQGTGETRSFSRAELDQLIDLALGGIARLGEYQDQALEPVMAEVRALRDRPDRRPAEPRDEKDLWGAP
- a CDS encoding decaprenyl-phosphate phosphoribosyltransferase; translation: MFGALIRSMRPTQWAKNLFVLAPLVFSELLLDGNALPRALAAFGAFCLAASAIYLLNDVKDRERDRHHPLKQHRPIAAGTLPVSVAVGAAAAAAIVALVVAWMLNPVCALVVGIYLVLNGLYTLHLKEVVILDVMIISLGFVLRVLVGGAAIGVAISNWLLLCTIFLALFLAFSKRRHEITLLADRAKDQRLVLGQYSETFLDQMINVVTASAVVSYALWAVSPEATEAFGGTYLLYTVPLVLFGVFRYLYLVYQKPGKRNPTEALMEDLPFLTNLALWGTAVVLIVYVA
- a CDS encoding GNAT family N-acetyltransferase, coding for MIRPAESGDRSALLHLAEASGLFPPSELPGLDAQLSEYFDGQREEHAWIVDDDGGVQAAAYYAPEIFTDGTWNLYFIAVLPGDQRKGRGAALLRHVENDLREGGQRVLIVETSGLDGYEQTRTFYDKNGYTEEARIRDFYQAGEDKVVFWKAL
- the serS gene encoding serine--tRNA ligase, which encodes MLSRDLLRSDAERVRQALASRRADPQLIDRWSELDGERRSLLVEAEDHKRQRNESSKAIGRIKQQGGDASEAIEAVGRLKKQIAQAEEKLAAIERDLSVIEASLPNVPHDSVPEGEDESDNRIERVIGEPTEFDFEPQAHWDLGTRLGILDFERGAKVTGARFTAYFGLGARLERALIGLMLDLHGERHGYTEVIPPYMVNADSLFGTGQLPKFEHDLFKVREHEYYLVPTAEVPVTNLHRDEVLDEAELPLAYCSFTPCFRSEAGSYGKDVRGLIRQHQFHKVELVQFTTPESSWQALEELTGHAERVLEMLELPYRVVTLATGDLGFSSAKTYDLEVWLPGQQAFREISSCSNFGDFQARRSNLRYRPTDGGKPRFLHTLNGSGLAVGRTVVAILENYQQADGSVVIPEVLRPAMGGVEVIRPSA